In Oryza sativa Japonica Group chromosome 2, ASM3414082v1, the following are encoded in one genomic region:
- the LOC4328080 gene encoding transcription factor ILR3 — translation MDGGGDPVDEFLIGGGGEDGDLGVFCDGVPTLPCDGGLGIDDVSGDTCCLDQSVLGKRGRDESSSSGPKSKACREKIRRDRLNDRFLELSSVINPDKQAKLDKANILSDAARLLAELRGEAEKLKESNEKLRETIKDLKVEKNELRDEKVTLKAEKERLEQQVKALSVAPTGFVPHLPHPAAFHPAAFPPFIPPYQALGNKNAPTPAAFQGMAMWQWLPPTAVDTTQDPKLWPPNA, via the exons ATGGACGGAGGCGGAGACCCCGTTGACGAGTtcctcatcggcggcggcggcgaggacggcgaccTCGGCGTCTTCTGCGACGGTGTGCCGACGCTGCCCTGCGATGGAGG ACTTGGGATTGATGATGTCAGTGGAGATACTTGTTGCCTTGACCAATCTGTTTTAGGGAAAAG AGGTAGAGATGAATCATCATCATCTGGTCCAAAGTCCAAAGCTTGCCGTGAGAAAATTCGGAGGGATAGACTGAATGACAG GTTCCTTGAGTTATCTTCCGTTATCAATCCTGACAAGCAAGCTAAGTTGGATAAAGCAAATATCTTGAGTGATGCAGCTCGTCTGTTGGCAGAACTCAGAGGCGAGGCAGAAAAGCTTAAAGAATCTAATGAGAAGCTACGAGAAACAATCAAGGACCTTAAG GTGGAGAAGAATGAACTCCGTGATGAGAAAGTTACTCTGAAGGCAGAGAAGGAGAGGCTGGAACAGCAAGTTAAAGCATTGAGTGTTGCTCCTACAGGatttgttcctcatctccctcATCCAGCTGCATTCCATCCCGCTGCATTCCCTCCATTTATACCACCTTATCAAGCTCTGGGCAACAAAAATGCTCCTACGCCCGCAGCATTCCAAGGGATGGCAATGTGGCAGTGGTTGCCTCCAACTGCTGTGGACACAACTCAAGATCCAAAGCTTTGGCCACCAAATGCTTAA
- the LOC4328081 gene encoding phytosulfokine receptor 1, translating to MGSRGGALPVAVLVLLLLLVLKNGAAQSRCSSGDLAALRGFSAGLDGGVDGWPAGVGNASSSSTSDGGDCCAWRGVACDEAGEVVGVVLPNATLRGVVAESLAGLAALRVLNLSSNALRGALPAGLLRLRALQVLDVSVNALEGAVAAAAVVDLPAMREFNVSYNAFNGSHPVLAGAGRLTSYDVSGNSFAGHVDAAALCGASPGLRTLRLSMNGFSGDFPVGFGQCRSLVELSLDGNAIAGALPDDVFGLTSLQVLSLHTNSLSGHLPPSLRNLSSLVRLDVSFNNFTGDLPDVFDAVPGLQELSAPSNLLTGVLPATLSRCSRLRILNLRNNSLAGDIGLDFRALQSLVYLDLGVNRFTGPIPASLPECRAMTALNLGRNNLTGEIPATFAAFTSLSFLSLTGNSFSNVSSALRTLQGLPNLTSLVLTKNFHGGEAMPTDIAGFAGIEVLVIANGELHGAIPAWLAGLSKLKVLDLSWNHLAGPIPPWLGELDRLFYLDVSNNSLHGEIPLKLAWMPALMAGGDGSDEAHVQNFPFFIRPNSSARGRQYNQVSRFPPSLVLARNNLTGGVPAALGALTRVHVVDLSWNALSGPIPPELSGMSSVESLDVSHNALSGAIPPSLARLSFLSHFDVAYNNLSGEVPVGGQFSTFSRADFDGNPLLCGIHAARCAPQAVDGGGGGGRKDRSANAGVVAAIIVGTVLLLAVAAVATWRAWSRWQEDNARVAADDESGSLESAARSTLVLLFANDDDNGNGDDGERTMTLDDVLKATGNFDETRIVGCGGFGMVYRATLADGREVAVKRLSGDFWQMEREFRAEVETLSRVRHRNLVTLQGYCRVGKDRLLIYPYMENGSLDHWLHERADVEGGGALPWPARLSIARGAARGLAHLHATSEPRVLHRDIKSSNILLDARLEPRLADFGLARLVRAHDDTHVTTDLVGTLGYIPPEYGHSSVATYRGDVYSLGVVLLELVTGRRPVDMARPAGGGRDVTSWALRMRREARGDEVVDASVGERRHRDEACRVLDVACACVSDNPKSRPTAQQLVEWLDAIAAAAAD from the coding sequence ATGGGAAGCAGAGGAGGAGCTTTACCTGTTGCTGTACTGGTGCTGTTGCTACTGCTGGTGCTCAAGAACGGCGCCGCCCAGTCGCGGTGCAGCTCCGGCGACCTCGCCGCGCTGCGTGGCTTCTCGGCCGGtctcgacggcggcgtcgacgggtgGCCGGCGGGGGTCGGcaacgcgtcgtcgtcgtcgacatcGGACGGTGGCGACTGCTGCGCGtggcgcggcgtggcgtgcgACGAGGCGGGGGAGGTCGTCGGCGTGGTCCTGCCCAACGCGACGCTCCGGGGAGTGGTGGCCGAGTcgctcgccggcctcgccgcgctccggGTGTTGAACCTGTCGAGTAACGCGCTCCGTGGCGCGCTCCCGGCGGGGCTCCTCCGGCTGCGGGCGCTCCAGGTGCTCGACGTCAGCGTCAACGCGctggagggggcggtggcggcggcggccgtcgtcgACCTCCCGGCGATGCGCGAGTTCAATGTCTCGTACAACGCGTTCAACGGCAGCCACCccgtgctcgccggcgccggcaggcTCACGTCGTACGACGTCTCCGGGAACAGCTTCGCCGGccacgtcgacgccgccgccctgtGCGGCGCGTCGCCGGGGTTGCGGACACTACGGCTCTCGATGAACGGCTTCTCCGGCGATTTCCCCGTGGGGTTCGGGCAATGCCGGTCGCTCGTGGAGCTCTCGCTCGACGGCAACGCCATCGCCGGGGCTCTCCCCGACGACGTGTTCGGCCTGACGTCGCTGCAGGTCCTCAGCCTCCACACCAACTCGCTCTCCGGCCACCTGCCGCCCAGCCTGCGCAACCTCAGCAGCCTCGTCCGCCTCGACGTCTCCTTCAACAACTTCACCGGCGACCTCCCCGATGTGTTCGACGCGGTCCCCGGTCTCCAGGAGCTCTCGGCGCCGTCCAACCTGCTCACCGGCGTACTCCCCGCCACGCTGTCGCGATGCTCCCGCCTCCGCATCCTCAACCTGCGGAACAACTCGCTCGCCGGAGACATCGGCCTCGACTTCCGCGCCCTCCAGAGCCTCGTGTACCTCGACCTCGGCGTCAACCGCTTCACGGGGCCAATCCCGGCGAGCCTCCCGGAGTGCAGGGCCATGACGGCGCTAAACCTCGGCCGGAACAACCTCACCGGCGAGATACCGGCGACGTTCGCCGCGTTCACGTCGCTGtccttcctctccctcaccGGGAACAGCTTCTCCAACGTCTCGTCGGCGCTGCGGACTCTGCAGGGTTTACCCAACCTGACGAGCCTGGTGCTCACTAAGAACttccacggcggcgaggcgatgcCGACCGACATCGCCGGGTTCGCCGGCATCGAGGTGCTCGTCATCGCCAACGGCGAGCTGCATGGCGCCATACCGGCGTGGCTCGCAGGCCTCAGCAAGCTCAAGGTGCTCGACCTGTCGTGGAACCACCTCGCCGGCCCGATCCCGCCATGGCTCGGCGAGCTCGACCGCCTCTTCTACCTCGACGTATCGAACAACTCCCTCCACGGCGAGATACCTCTCAAGCTGGCGTGGATGCCGGCGCTcatggccggcggcgatggcagcgACGAGGCGCACGTGCAGAACTTCCCCTTCTTCATACGCCCCaactcgtcggcgagggggaggCAGTACAACCAGGTGAGCCGGTTCCCGCCGTCGCTGGTGCTGGCGCGGAACAACCTcaccggcggcgtcccggcggcgctcgGGGCGTTGACCAGGGTGCACGTCGTTGACCTGAGCTGGAACGCGCTGTCGGGGCCGATCCCGCCGGAGCTGTCGGGCATGTCGAGCGTCGAGTCGCTCGACGTGTCGCACAACGCGCTCTCCGGCGCCATCCCGCCGTCGCTGGCGCGGCTCAGCTTCCTCTCCCACTTCGACGTCGCGTACAACAACCTCTCCGGCGAGGTCCCCGTCGGCGGGCAGTTCTCCACGTTCTCCCGCGCCGACTTCGACGGCAACCCCTTGCTCTGCGGCATCCACGCGGCGCGGTGCGCGCCGCAGgccgtggacggcggcggcggcggcgggcgcaagGACCGGAGCGCCAATGCCGGCGTCGTGGCGGCGATAATCGTCGGCACGGTGCTGCTGCTCGCGGTGGCCGCGGTCGCGACGTGGCGGGCGTGGTCGAGGTGGCAGGAGGACAACGCCAGGGTGGCGGCCGACGACGAGAGCGGCAGCCTCGAGTCGGCGGCGAGGTCAACGCTGGTGCTCCTCTtcgccaacgacgacgacaatggcaatggcgacgacggcgagaggACGATGACGCTGGACGACGTGCTGAAGGCGACGGGCAACTTCGACGAGACCCGCATCGTGGGGTGCGGCGGGTTCGGGATGGTGTACCGCGCGACTCTCGCCGACGGGCGGGAGGTGGCGGTGAAGCGGCTCTCCGGCGACTTCTGGCAGATGGAGCGCGAGTTCCGCGCCGAGGTGGAGACCCTCTCCCGCGTCCGCCACCGCAACCTCGTCACGCTGCAGGGCTACTGCCGCGTCGGCAAGGACCGCCTCCTCATCTACCCCTACATGGAGAACGGCAGCCTCGACCACTGGCTGCACGAGCGCGCCGAtgtcgagggcggcggcgcgctgccATGGCCGGCGCGGCTGAGcatcgcgcgcggcgcggcgcgcgggctggCGCACCTGCACGCGACGTCGGAGCCGCGCGTCCTCCACCGCGACATCAAGTCGAgcaacatcctcctcgacgccCGCCTGGAGCCGCGCCTCGCCGACTTCGGCCTCGCGCGGCTGGTGCGCGCGCACGACGACACGCACGTCACCACCGACCTCGTCGGCACGCTGGGCTACATCCCGCCGGAGTACGGCCACTCGTCGGTGGCCACCTACCGCGGCGACGTCTACAGCCTCGGCGTCGTGCTGCTCGAGCTGGTGACCGGGCGGCGGCCCGTCGACATGGCGaggcccgccggcggcggccgcgacgtGACGTCGTGGGCGCTCCGCATGCGGCGGGAGGCGCGGGGCGACGAGGTGGTCGACGCCAGCGTCGGCGAGAGGCGGCACCGCGACGAGGCCTGCAGGGTGCTCGACGTCGCGTGCGCCTGCGTCAGCGACAACCCCAAGTCACGGCCGACGG